The following nucleotide sequence is from Psychroserpens sp. Hel_I_66.
ATATTAATTGTTGATGATAATTCTCCAGATGGCACCTCTCAAAAAGTAAAAGCGTTACAAAACGAGTTTGGCAGTAAACTTAATCTACTATCTAGAGCAAAAAAAACAGGTCTTGGTAGAGCTTATATTGAAGCATTCAAGTGGTGTTTAGAAAGAGATTATGAGTACATATTTGAAATGGATGCAGATTTTTCGCATAATCCAAATGACTTAATTTATCTTTACAATGCCTGTGAACAAAATGGCGCAGATATGTCAATAGGTTCGCGTTACATCAATAACAGGGTAAATGTGGTCAATTGGGATATGAAAAGATTATTAATGTCTTATTTTGCCTCAAAATATGTAAAACTTATTACGCAAATGGATATTGATGATACTACTGCGGGTTTTGTATGTTATCATCGTAGAGTCTTAGAAACGATAAATTTAGAAAACATAAAATTTGTTGGCTACGCATTTCAAATTGAAATGAAATTCAATACATATCTTAAAAAATTTAAGATTGTAGAAGTGCCAATAGTTTTTACAGACAGAAAAAAAGGAAAATCCAAAATGAGTGGAGGTATCATTTCCGAAGCTATATTTGGAGTAGTAAATATGAAGTTAAAAAGTATATTTAGAAATTAAAATGCAAAACAAGATTATACTTATTAAAAATGCAAAGATAGTCAACGAAGGTGTTGTGACTGAAGGTGATATTCTCATAGAAGGAGACTATATAAAAGAAGTTTCAGATTCTATAAGTGCTAAGTCTGCAGATGTCATGATAATTGACGCAGAAGGCAATTATGTCTTCCCAGGTGTTATTGATGACCAAGTTCATTTTAGAGAGCCAGGGCTTACGCATAAAGGCGATATAGAATCAGAATCTAGAGCAGCTATAGCTGGTGGTATTACTTCGTTCATAGAAATGCCCAATACAAACCCGCAAACAACTACCGTAGAAAAGTTGGAAGAAAAGTTTGAGATTGCATCAAACACATCATACGCCAATTACTCATTTATGTTCGGCGGTACCAATGATAATCTAGATGAAATTTTAAAAGTTGACCCTAAAACAGTTGCAGGTTTAAAATTATTTTTAGGCTCATCAACAGGTAATATGCTTGTAGACGATCCAAAAGTGATCGAAAAAATATTTAGTTCCACAGATATGGTAATATCTGTACATTGTGAGGATGAAGCAACAATTAAAAAGAACTTAAAAGAGCACATAGACAAATTTGGTGAAGATATCCCTATTGAAAAACACCCAGTTATTAGAAGCGA
It contains:
- a CDS encoding polyprenol monophosphomannose synthase produces the protein MSDAIVIIPTYNEIENIEAIIRAVFSQVKVFDILIVDDNSPDGTSQKVKALQNEFGSKLNLLSRAKKTGLGRAYIEAFKWCLERDYEYIFEMDADFSHNPNDLIYLYNACEQNGADMSIGSRYINNRVNVVNWDMKRLLMSYFASKYVKLITQMDIDDTTAGFVCYHRRVLETINLENIKFVGYAFQIEMKFNTYLKKFKIVEVPIVFTDRKKGKSKMSGGIISEAIFGVVNMKLKSIFRN